tatttgtaaactttttgcATAATGTATTGTTATTAACTGATACATATTTTTTAGATGTCACGAAACATGTTTATGCTTCTTAAAATTTGTTGGGAAGATGTTTAAGTTGCTTGGGAAGATAGTATTCATTCTTTCTTTTGAATCTTTCATAATCcctcaaacaaaaaaatggatTCTTCTTCTCATTTTAGTTCCACCATTATAGATCCAACAAATACTAGCTATCTTCTTGACGAGTTCACCTACAATAGTATGTATGCCATTTTGTTACCACAATTTGAAGGTTTCAAGAGAGTACATGGCACTACAAGAGAGATCTTTTCAATTCACGTGTTGATAAAATCATATGACCCATAGATGTTACCAACCGCTTTGGtcataatttgaaaattttggataGATGTAACCAAAAAGACGTGGTTTGATacataatttgtatttttttacataatgtatttttattaattgatacatatttttagtttttactaaACATGTTGATGCTTTTTAAAATTTGTGCGGAATATTTTTAAGTAGCTTGTGTTAgctatatataatttgttagaTGCTACAAAATAGGTTATCAGGCTATTGTGTAAAAATAGCTAAACGGCAATCTAGGGATGTGAATTCAGTTAGTTTAATATGGATATAAAATACCAGAACCAAATCGGATAATATGGTTACTTTTGGTACAAATATCCGAACTAGTTtcagatacattggttatttagatatatttGGTTCATATACATCATACTCGAACCCACCTTAATATGGGAGGACCTGACTCGAAATCCACCAGAAAATTTATAGTAACCAGTGCagcctaatttcaaaacaaacaaatgatACCTGAAAGAAACAGCTCGTACCCGAAAGGATACTTTAATGACCTTGCATAActaattttgtaaacaaattaaaaaaatatttgttaaccATTTTGAATTCTTGTCACAAATTGAGAAATTTCATTCAAACATGTCGATTTTTTATGATTaacatgtaaaataaatatttttgaattatttggTAAACTCAATTAATGAAATAATTGAAAAGAGTGCAAAAGAAACGTAAAAGATGTAATGAAACACTTAGAatgaataaattttgttttgtacttCTGTAATAAATGCGGtcaaattattttgaaaaataataaatgaggTAGTTAggattaattaaaaatgaatgaaCTTGGTAGAAACTAATTAAAAacagttatatattattttgtatttcaattttaatagaatatatttaattatcttAACTGCATAGATagtgtgtgtatgtatatatatatatgtatcaatGGTGTATGAGAATATAACATCAATCTTTTTACATCTTCTTCCGGCCTCTCAATTTCAACTTTtgttaggaattttttttttttttttaaatggcatCAAACAAATTTGCTTTCTTCTTGGTTCTTTGCCTATGTGTTCTCTCAACCGCAGGTGACACATTTTTCTAACACAAATCTCCCTTTGTATAACATTATGATgtataactatttatttatctaattttctctaaattatttataatatatatcactCATTCAAAGGTTGATGTGTTCGCCTGATTTCTAAAAAGTACCatttttgtttatgaaaaataactgttcattttctttttcatacaAATTCGTAGAATTTGGAAAAGCAAAATTGTCATTTGGAAAAGAATGCCCAGATCCAGACGGCAAGGACATAAACATGGAGTGTTTTAATTACTGTGTAGCTCTTGGCTTCCTTGGTGGTTCGTGCCATGGCTACAAACATCACTTTATATGCGATTGttataattgataaaaaaaacatttcactgcttaaaattctaaatcttaTGATATTAGTATCAATTCTCATGGATGCATGTTATTGTCAATTTATCATCATAATAAAGAGAGTTCATGGAATATTTTGAAGCCTAAGCATCTACAAATGTGTTGATTTACGAGTCATTTTGCGACCATAATATGTTTTGTTAGCCGATAGTAAGGGGTTGATGTCAGTTTTTGTGCTTttgtatttaaggaaaaaaattgtGCCTAACAAGAAATTAGGTTTACATTTATGTGTAGTTTTCTAAAATCGTTTTTAAATCATATAGCGTACATATATGGGTGTAGTATCATTTGAACCTTACCATGAGCTCAAGaagctatatatatacactattaATATCACAGAACATGTATTTTTCCCTATAATGAAAAAGTCGATTTTTCAAATCTGTCCTTAATTTTCGAAAGCAATTTTAATTCTTATTGATGGCATTTTAGTATATTAGTTGTGGGCTTAAAATtttacatctatactattaaaacatgatctATTTTTTGACATGTccataatttgttttaatattataagaTAACTATGGATATTAtctaatattacgatagatgtttaatttagtttttcatttttaattgtatatttacttatttttaatttttttcttataattttaaatatttattttaattttcttgtttttatcaagtaataatattatgatacatttaatgtaatatttctatttcttataatgtatgcttgttttattatattgtatatttaattatagaaatatttggaaataacaaaaatgtaaaactatacatttttcagatagatgtttaatatatattttttcatttcttatattttatatttacttattattattactttcttatattgtatatttacttattctaatattatgattgttgtttaatgtaatatttttatttcttatactgtatatgtattatttattttttctatattgtatattacttataaaaatatttggaaataataaaactGTTAGACTATACATTCAGacatatgtttaatgtattttttatattttttatatttcttatattgtatatttacttttatttatttttattatgttgtatatttacttattctaattattCTGTTTTTATATGTAATGATAATATTACGTTAGATATTTAaggtaatatttctatttcttatattgtatatttacttattattatttttattctaatattaaaatagatagttaatgtaatatttttatttcttatattctatatttaattattatttatttttactatacatttttcaaaaagatgtttaatttagcttttccatttttgatattgtatattacttttatttattattttatattgtatatttacttattctaatttttaacttttatatcaaatgataatattacgttagatattttatgtaatatttctatttcttatattacattttcttattggttaatttctcttatattgtatatttacttattctaatattacgatatatgtttaatataatatttatatttcttatattttgtatttatttattattaattatattatacattttcCATAGAGATgcttattttagttattttccattttaaattgtatattttaattgtatattttacttattgtatatttttcttgtaatgataatataatgaaagatgtttaatgtaatatttttatttattatattgtatgcttgtttttcttgtattttattaacttataaaaatatttggaaataataaaaatgcaaaactatatatttttcagatagattttttaatgtagtttttgcattttttatattttatatttacttattactTCCTCcatttcataatatataatgttttgacatagtgcacaaagattaaaaattttatttttctacaaaatatacttttaaatatgtatagttTAAAATCATTAACCAATTTTAAAACGACTGTAAAATTTAATTGGTTGAAAAGTTTCCAGTGTGTTTAAAGTtaatctcaaaacttcaaaacatcttatattgtGAAACAACATAAACCatctaaaatatcatataactTGAACCAGatggaatattattttttcttaattgtatattttcttattataatattaagatACATGTTTACtgtaatattttttactttttatattgtatatttacttattatttatttttccttatttattctaattattttgcttttatatcaaatggtaGTATTACAATAGATGtctaatgtaatatttatatttcttatattgcatatttatttattatttattttactataaatatttcagataggtatttaatatagtttttcaatttcttatattgtatgtttttttttcaatttcttatattgtatgtttttttttcaattgctgttatattgtatgttttttttatttttttattctaatattatcATAGATCgttaaagtaatattttttatttcttatattctatatttacttattatttagtttgctctaaatttttcagatagatgtttaatttagtttttccatttttgatattgtatatttttgtttatttttttatattgtatattcacttattctagtttttttatatatttatgtcaaatgataatattacgttagatgtttaatgtaatatttctattgcttatattatatttacttattgtttagtttttcttatattgtatatttatttattctaatattacgatagatgtttagtataatatttttatatcttatattgtatatt
The Raphanus sativus cultivar WK10039 chromosome 1, ASM80110v3, whole genome shotgun sequence DNA segment above includes these coding regions:
- the LOC108834948 gene encoding defensin-like protein 34 — its product is MASNKFAFFLVLCLCVLSTAEFGKAKLSFGKECPDPDGKDINMECFNYCVALGFLGGSCHGYKHHFICDCYN